One genomic window of Caenorhabditis elegans chromosome I includes the following:
- the ptr-23 gene encoding SSD domain-containing protein (Confirmed by transcript evidence) yields MDGSIARPRRQSLLIGQRSLDVYNEVDQGPRFVRWIIGKFRKWGFLIAKHAWLAILICLIISTLAIVKILLTKQANDITGYTPYGARAKDEYLEYQKFFSSSGLPIAAYLYIVAKDEGSMSRPDYLDETIQVLNFALNNITMYDSISGKSETFNQFCQSFCQINEPVRQFYNGYQILSDGEQNSRIKIQYPVSDMFGRQFSLQPNFFGVELFDQPDDAAKLLDSADGDPVIELNATKLVDPVSRITNVKSVKMITLQFRAEHKPGWTEAQVKKWEMSLVDIFEKRYNSKRLKIYAYSQSYVEEEMVRGGIIMIPYLVVGFAIMCLCSCVLVMIRALYMHQENGYKIILAIMACLTPLLACATALALMFLCGVRFASILCVIPFLVLSIGVDSSYLMIHEWQRVTKHMRETPRKKDSVGHRMSEVMAEVGPAILISCLTNMFADAVGSFTSSPEITLLCTGNMLSMWFAFIYQMTFYAGLMSIVGGYEFGSDEIDKNRMEINIAENRVNIARHHRPLTRQPSKFHEATQPIISDSLQKYTHLMTTPLVFVSVCLVYIAYLAFSVYGITQLNINLTAQKLFALDSPLLELDDLRIKYQVPVYSMATVFVNTPGKLENPARLKRLNEFVREMESINGTWGEGWGELGTKYFVRDYDVFQQSFGSEDEDDEDFMDDDKPVTVHSDDKMTYREDELKYFLKWPEYDFWQGFVKLRNATNSTDPEAEELDRFFFTTGYHGDNLTIWTQRGEMLRAWRQVVDKYPDFGASVFHEDGVYLDLIDNMPTDTWQSILGTLVCMAMVCFVFLNNWFTVAIASLSVLSICAGILGFLSWWKVDLDPITMAAMIISIGFSVDIPAHVSYHYYQASIQEGPMSPPSSRLANCLSSVAFPALQAALSTILCVCSLLFVNLYMAEVFVKTMVLCVVLCNLHGLVFLPAILILLDSIRWACRPKGAAAQRPKQPKTNSRQKQKNDKVQPEKSVVTDRPEI; encoded by the exons ATGGACGGGAGCATCGCTCGCCCCCGACGTCAGTCGTTGCTTATTGGACAACGCTCACTTGACGTTTACAACGAGGTGGATCAAG GACCTCGATTTGTCCGATggattattggaaaattccgCAAATGGGGTTTCCTGATCGCCAAGCACGCCTGGCTTGCTATATTAATCTGCCTTATTATCTCCACACTTGCCATAGTGAAAATTTTACTCACCAAACAAGCAAATGATATCACAGGATATACACCTTACGGAGCACGAGCAAAAGACGAGTATCTAGAGTATCAGAAGTTTTTCTCAAGCTCAGGATTGCCTATCGCCGCCTATCTTTATATTGTGGCAAAGGATGAAGGAAGTATGTCACGCCCGGATTACTTGGATGAAACCattcaagttttgaatttcgctTTGAACAATATCACAATGTATGATTCGATTTCTGGAAAGAGTGAGACATTCAATCAGTTTTGCCAGAGTTTCTGCCAAATCAATGAACCAGTTCGGCAGTTTTAt AATGGTTACCAAATTTTGAGTGATGGGGAACAAAATTCGAGAATTAAGATTCAGTACCCAGTATCTGATATGTTTGGAAGACAGTTTTCTCTTCAgccaaacttttttggagtTGAATTGTTCGATCAACCAGATGACGCAGCTAAACTTCTTGACTCTGCTGACGGAGATCCAGTCATTG AACTAAACGCCACTAAACTCGTCGATCCGGTCTCCAGGATAACAAATGTAAAGTCAGTCAAAATGATTACATTGCAATTTCGTGCCGAACACAAGCCTGGATGGACCGAAGCACAggtgaaaaaatgggaaatgagTTTGGtggacatttttgaaaaacgataCAATTCcaaacgtttgaaaatttacgctTATTCTCAATCATACGTGGAAGAGGAGATGGTTCGAGGCGGAATTATCATGATTCCCTACCTCGTTGTAGGATTTGCTATAATGTGCCTCTGTAGTTGCGTGCTCGTTATGATACGTGCTCTGTACATGCATCAAGAGAATGGATATAAAATCATTCTCGCAATTATGGCATGTCTGACTCCTCTTTTGGCTTGTGCCACTGCACTGGCTCTCATGTTCCTGTGCGGAGTTCGGTTCGCTTCAATTCTCTGTGTCATTCCATTTTTGGTCCTTTCCATTG GTGTCGATTCATCATATCTCATGATCCACGAATGGCAGCGGGTCACGAAGCACATGCGTGAGACTCCAAGGAAGAAGGACAGTGTCGGACATCGCATGAGCGAAGTCATGGCCGAAGTTGGTCCCGCGATTCTCATTTCCTGTCTGACTAACATGTTTGCCGATGCTGTTGGCTCATTCACTTCATCACCTGAAATTACGTTGCTTTGTACTGGAAACATGTTGTCAATGTGGTTTGCCTTCATCTATCAAATGACATTTTACGCTGGATTGATGTCGATAGTCGGTGGATATGAATTCGGATCGGacgaaattgacaaaaatcgaATGGAAATCAACATTGCGGAAAATCGTGTGAACATTGCTCGGCATCACAGACCCCTTACCCGTCAACCCTCAAAATTCCACGAAGCCACTCAACCAATTATCAGTGATTCTCTACAAAAATATACACATTTGATGACGACACCGCTGGTTTTTGTGTCAGTTTGCCTCGTTTACATTGCTTATCTAGCATTCAGTGTCTATGGAATCACCCAGCTGAATATTAATCTGACTGCTCAGAAGCTGTTTGCGCTGGATTCTCCTTTGCTAGAGCTTGATGATTTGAGAATTAAGTATCAAGTACCCGTGTATTCCATGGCTACGGTTTTTGTTAACACTccaggaaaattggaaaatcctGCAAGATTGAAAAGGCTTAACGA atttgtcCGTGAAATGGAATCAATAAATGGCACATGGGGAGAAGGTTGGGGTGAACTTGGAACAAAATACTTCGTTAGAGATTATGACGTGTTCCAGCAAT CATTCGGGagtgaagatgaagatgacgAAGATTTTATGGACGATGATAAGCCAGTTACAGTGCACTCCGACGATAAGATGACTTATAGAGAGGATGAGCTCAAGTACTTCCTAAAATGGCCTGAATACGATTTTTGGCAAGGATTCGTCAAGTTACGAAATGCAACAAACTCAACAGATCCAGA AGCTGAAGAACTGGACCGTTTCTTCTTCACTACCGGATATCACGGAGATAATCTGACAATTTGGACGCAGCGTGGAGAAATGCTTAGAGCTTGGAGACAAGTCGTGGACAAGTATCC tGACTTTGGCGCGTCGGTGTTCCACGAGGATGGTGTCTATCTTGATCTCATCGACAATATGCCTACTGACACGTGGCAATCGATTCTCGGAACTCTCGTTTGCATGGCAATGGTGTGCTTTGTTTTCCTGAACAATTGGTTTACTGTAGCTATTGCCTCACTCTCCGTTTTGTCAATTTGTGCTGGAATTCTAGGATTTTTGTCATGGTGGAAAGTGGATTTAGATCCAATCACAATGGCTGCAATGATTATCTCCATTGGGTTCTCTGTCGATATTCCCGCTCACGTATCATATCATTACTATCAAGctt CAATACAAGAAGGACCCATGTCTCCGCCATCATCTCGTCTTGCAAACTGTCTATCTTCTGTTGCATTCCCAGCATTGCAGGCAGCGTTGTCCACAATTTTGTGTGTCTGCAGTCTATTATTTGTTAACCTGTATATGGCAGAA GTATTCGTGAAAACCATGGTGTTATGTGTAGTACTGTGCAATCTTCATGGTCTCGTGTTCTTACCTGCTATCTTGATTCTTTTGGATTCTATTCGATGGGCTTGTAGGCCTAAGG GTGCTGCTGCACAACGTCCAAAGCAGCCAAAAACCAATTCTCGCCAGAAACAGAAAAACGACAAAGTTCAGCCGGAAAAGAGTGTGGTCACTGATCGACcggaaatctaa